One stretch of Zingiber officinale cultivar Zhangliang chromosome 6B, Zo_v1.1, whole genome shotgun sequence DNA includes these proteins:
- the LOC121991390 gene encoding dirigent protein 2-like — translation MEAVVSFPSFILFLLLSSATVAFSQNYSDHLHFYFLERVAGSPNATGVVSVNLHPESPAGGFGNIEVIDNILLEGPEPSSPIIGRRAQGLAVFSDLTGLSITTALNLVFTAGDYNGSSLAMFGRYEPRRVSDRSIIGGSGQFRLAKGYALSQRVATTATTLTDVLDVYITYP, via the exons ATGGAAGCCGTTGTCTCGTTTCCCTCTTTcatcctcttccttctcctctcctctgccacgGTGGCCTTCTCCCAGAACTACTCCGACCACCTTCATTTTTACTTCCTAGAACGCGTCGCGGGTTCCCCCAACGCGACGGGAGTGGTGTCAGTGAACCTCCACCCGGAATCCCCTGCCGGAGGCTTCGGCAATATCGAGGTGATCGACAACATTCTCCTCGAAGGGCCTGAGCCTAGCTCGCCGATCATTGGGCG gcgGGCCCAAGGGCTAGCCGTGTTCTCAGATTTGACAGGACTTAGCATAACAACGGCCTTGAACTTGGTGTTCACCGCAGGAGATTACAACGGGAGCTCGTTGGCCATGTTCGGGAGGTATGAGCCGAGAAGAGTGTCGGATCGGAGCATCATAGGCGGAAGCGGACAGTTCCGGCTGGCCAAGGGGTACGCCCTGAGCCAACGGGTCGCTACCACGGCCACCACACTGACTGATGTGTTGGATGTTTATATCACATATCCTTAA